Below is a genomic region from Gadus morhua chromosome 4, gadMor3.0, whole genome shotgun sequence.
ccccccacCATCGAGCTGCGCCACCGCTCGCGCTCCCCGCACCCCCGGCCCACGCCGCGCCGCTCTCCCTCCGAGAGCGCCCACGCCCGCGCCTCCCTGGAGGACCCCCACCTGGCGTCCTCCCAGCTGCCCGACAGCAACCACCACCTGCCCGACGACATGTACCCGCTGTCGCTGTCGCCGCCGCCGGCGACCGTCTCCCTGAACGGCCGCTGCACCACGCCGCGCGAGGCGCCCTGCCCCCCGGGGAGCCCGCCCCCCGGCGGCCAGGACGCCCCGcacgcccccccgccgccacgcGTCATCCAGCTGATGCCGAGCGCCATCATGCACCCCCTGCTGTTGAGCCcggggcgcggcggcggcggcggcggcggcggaggaggcgtGGCCAACCGGGAGCTGAGGCACAGCCACGTGGCGGTGCCCTCGCAGCCCGGCCTGGAGAACGGGCGGGGCGAGGGGGGGAAGCtccacccctcccaccaccagctCAGcctggcccagcagcagcagctgctcaaccagcagcaggaggagctcTACCGCAACCACGTCATCATGCCCGTGTCCCCGCCGGAGGAGCCCGCCATGCCCATTGGGAGGATAGCAGGTACGCTCACAGTGGGGGGGGAGTGACGGTGATGACATCGGTTTGAAGCAGGGCGGGGCATCGCGGACAATTTCCTAAATCGGTTCGATTTCGATTCATAAGGTTCTGAATCGATTCATAAGGTTCTGAATCGATTCATAAGGTTCTGAATCGATTAATCTCGATTCGATTCGATCTGCTCTGAAATGATGAAAATGGCTCAACCgtgttacaaaatacaaatgtactttattttttcccttCATCTTAATCAACAGGTTTTAAGTGCAAATTTGTAAATTGGACAGTTTAAACTAAAGCTGTAAACAAAACAGTGGAAAAGTCACAAAAGTgcaattttgaaattagaaaggaattgCAAGTGAAAGTGTACTTGAACTACAACATTCATTGCATTGTTTATtgaagtgcaaaaaaaaattatggtaacaaataaataaataaataataataatcgatcTCATGCCCAATGAAACGATATATCGATCAAATCGATTATTTTACCAAGCCCTAGTCAAAAGAATGGAGAAACAAGAATACATCGCTCTCAGGacattaaggatgttcatagaaacaaaatTCCAAGCACCAACaaccgctaggttaacccattccccttatACAACaacgatagctaggataagattctACACGATGCTATGGTACTGTTTagaagtgccaggacgtacaacacacaataagtgcatacattaggtggcaggacgtacaaacacacaataagtgcgtacattaattgccaggatgtacaacatacaataagtgcatacatttatgccgcgtttccactgcagggtgcgatacggttcggttcgcctcagtccggtagggagggggcggtatagcccagctcagttccgagagtaccctttatggtaggccggatgtcgatcgccgcggcagctacgtaaacatcgtgacatcatagcagtgCGACACAGGGTAgccttcctccccaagaatgcagaggaacgtctccacctccttgttcgcccaagcaagcgttttacgcgacatgttcattgtaaagaataatacctcgaggctactgtttgtttgtttgtatcccCACGTCGctcggaagtgacgattctgtcgaccaatcaacggagggggtgtgtagctcgaattttccggcaccctttcaggcgtctcagtaccccgacggaggagtactgaagacgagggcaaaacgagtacggctcagtccgggtcacgcccacttttggcggtggaaacgcaaaccgtaccgcacctttgcgaaccgaaccgtactgcaccctgcagtggaaacgcgccattagtaCCAGACCGTACAACGCAcaataagtgccaggacgtagaacatacaataagtgcgtacattaattgccaggaagtacaacatacaataagtgcttaAGACGGTTGTGGcgggtaaggggggaggctatAGAGTCTCTGTGAACTCTGAGTAGACTCAGGTAGGGTCTCGGGGCTGCGTTGGGTCTTCTCATCGTCCTTTACGGCGTCGGGCCGGCCCTGGGATCAAAGCCACACCGTAGTGATGCTGCTGACCCTTTGTTGACCACACCTCGGTCCTTGGGAGTGGGAGTGAAACACTCTGTACTGGCTTACTGTACCTTTCCTTTGACTGTATACAACTAAGCCCAGTCTACAtggttatatgtatttttaacaACAAATTTCCCCCCTTAACTTTCGAAAATAGGCCTGTCCCCAATCAGTagagacttaaaaaaaaaaagaaaagtgtttttgcCGTGGTCTGCATTATGACTGCCTGGTATGCGTTCCACGTTTGTTGAGGTTGTGCTTGGTCCCCGACCCCCCAGACTGCAGGCTGCTGTGGGACTACGTCTACCAACTCCTGTCTGACAGCCGGTACGAGAACTACATCCGCTGGGAGGACCCCACCAGCAAAGTCTTCCGCATCATGGACCCCAACGGACTGGCCCGACTCTGGGGAAACCACAAGGTAACTAGGATCACATCGGATCGCATTAGGAGGTCAGACTAGGCTGGGAGCAATGTTCTGTTCCCCGAGGGTATATCTGtagcctgcagggggcgccaaaGTACCCCCCCCCAATACTATAATACGAGTCCACAAGGTTCTACATGCAGGCTTTCCACACCACAAAGGCACAGAGGATTTCTTGCAAGGTAAAGGGAAGGGATGCACTGTGtttgaacatgttttaatgtctGATCCCTGTCATCGTGGTGATGGTatagtttgatttgatttgaaatgtttaaaatgtaaacaaacgTCCTTGTTTTGTCCTGCACCCATACAGgacttttaatatatttaactAGTCATACTTGAAAGCAATCtacaaaaaagacaaaaaaaatctgTATTTATTTGGTAAAGAAGAGACTTTCAACACAAATTCAGTTTTTCTTACGATCATGAACCACGTCCCGACCAACTTGTTGAATGTTTCCCGCGTGGTGATGTGACGCCCTGCTGTTTGCCCCACAGAACCGGACCAACATGACCTACGAGAAAATGTCGCGGGCACTGCGGCACTACTACAAGCTGAACATCATCAGGAAAGAACCAGGGCAGAGGCTTCTCTTCAGGTAGAGACACCCCATAAAAGACCCACACTCGGAAGTGGACTTAGGGGGTGGGCTTagcccaggaggtagagcagttgctagttcgatccccagctcctcctagctgagtgttgatgtgtccctgagcaagacacttaggcccaatcccatttctaccccttaccccttccccttccccttaccccttcaaaggggaaggggtaaggggtagaaatgggattgggctttaaccctaactgctcctgacgagctggctgtcgccttacattgttgactctgccgtcggtcggtgtgtcaatgtgtgtattaaccgatgtaagtcgctttggttaaaagcgtctgctaaatgccctaattgtaattgtagacTGCCTCCCACCCTCAGAAGTAGACTTCCTtccactgtgtgtgcgtttttgcaCATTTTCATGTGTCTTTGTGCTTCTGAAAAACCCACTATGACTCGTGTGTGTGAGGGCTTACCGTTGCACTATTGGAACCAAAAAGAGAGGCAAGGGAAAAAAACCTGGGAGGAACATAAAGTGGTTTTGACTCTAAGGACCAGAAAATTGTTCTGTGACCCTTTATCAAGCCTACAAAGTGtcaaacacgcacacctgtAAACACTATAATGTAATTGCTTAATCTCGcaccacaatttttttttattgcatattAATTAATGAAATTAATGAATGAACATTAATTAagtagattttctttttttttaattaagcaGCTGAAATGTGTTCTCTACACAAACACCACTTCAGTCACGGGCCACGGCGCAGGCTCCATTCCAACAAGGCTTCCCACGCTGCCGGCCAGGATCTCTCGGTCTGTCCTCTAGAGCAGTGGCTTTCAAATGGGGGTACACGTACCCCTAGGGCTAGTACTGCAGGGGGGTACTCAGAaaatgtcaaaaaaaaaaagtattccaATTTTATTTTCCCCGTGAGCAAGTTTCAATTCTGAGCGCTGGACCCACACACATTATTTATGTTCATTTTAGTTGTGACCTTTAAGGGGGTGCTCTCAGCTGAAACAGTATCTTAGAGGGGGTACACTACTGGACAAGGTTTGAGAACTACTGCTCAAAAGGATCTCCAATCCTGCAAGTCTGATTATAaactttgcccccccccccctcctctcctcgatTACAGGTTCATGAAGACCCCCGACGAGATCATGaacggacagacagagcggCTTGACCACCTGGACTCAGACCCCGAGGAACAGACCTACATCAAGGAGGAGTGCTGAGGGACGCCTGCACTAAACGACCACCAGGGGGAGACAAAGGGACTGGACCGTACGACACACAGCCACTGTtgcctttcccccccccccccccgccgccccgccaCCCCCCCTACCAGGAAGCAGCTTGTACAATCGTAAAAAGGGAAGTGAAGTTCTTCTTCGAACCTCGCTTCTCGTTCCCGGAATAAACTGAGAAACGCCTTCTGTCGGGGTACCCCCCGTTCCCCGCCATTGCCTTTGGGACGTGAGAGTGACGTTGTGTCCCAATGTGTAGACGATGTATGCTTTTCATGTGTCGTAGTCGACAGGGGAAcgccgaggagagagagagagagagagagagagggaagacctTCTTTAAAAGGTGCTGGCATGAACAatcttcacctctcctcccaGCAATGTTAATCAACTCTGAACGAAAACTGATCACCTGTGTTTATATTGTTTGGGCTTTTTGTCTCTGTTTTGCTGATtttgctccacccccccccccccccctccccaaatcCCCCTACTACCCCCAAAGCATTATTAGACAATGCCATTTTGCAATTTTGTGTAAAATAGGAGGTTGGTGTGTTGAACTTAATGTTTAACGATAGATTAAACCTTTTTGATCTTGTTTACCCTTGAGTCATCGTTGAATGGCTGCGTATTCATTAGGATTACTTCAGGACATTAAAGAGAAGTAGGCATGCTTATATTGACCTTATTGGCTTACCGTTGCACTATTTAAATGCGTCACTTAATTTACATTCATGATGAATTCGTTTCACATTTCCTTTAAATCCAATGCATCACTTAGTTACATTTATCGTGAATTTGTTTCACATTTCCTTAGAGTCAAACTTCATCCTCGATTGCTGAGGTGTTGCTGTCGTACTGAACACGCCCACACGGTGGCAGTACACGACAGCTTTTGAAAGCTGTGTTACAGACACCAACAACTGTACAGACGAGAGGTTCACCCGCATTGTAAAGACATTATATAAGCGAAATAAGATCCCAGAACATTTCATTTTTCTACAGGGCACAATCATTTATCTAATATGACCAAATGCGACATCAACGCGATAATCTTAATTTATTTAGCATATTTTGATCAGTTTATAACGTGATTGACGCAAAGGTGAATCTTATAAAAGATGAAAAATTCGAAAGTGTCTTCCTGTCAATTAAACTAAAACGTTAAAAGTGTTAATCCCATTGtcgatctgtgtgtgtatgcgtcggGTCGACGTATCCACGCAGATTGACGGGGGGTGTAGACGCGCGGTGCTCCCCGCGTTCACTTGTCGCCATAATAAGTTGGCTCACTGTTACGCGCACTTTCAGACTCCGAAAGCGCGCGGCGGAGTGCAGGTCGGAGGAGGACGGCATCGGTTACCGGGACCGTTTGACTTTTAATAGCGCGCGTTATATCAGCTGCAGATACTCGAGAGACACACCTCTGCAGAGACGCAAAGAAATAATACATACAATACATTTAAACCATCTTCAGTTCCGTTTTTACCCTGGATTAGACCGGATCAAGGTGGTTTGGATTGAGGTGGGAACATCGTCTTGGCCGGTAGATGAACGTCAACGCGTCTGCTGTAGAACAATAACTGATAAAGAGAACAAGTCTTTTTTTTGGTATCGCCACATGTCTCCGGAGCGCGGGAACACCTCTGGATGTTAGCGGCCGCTCGGCGATGGTTTAACGCGGGAAGCTCGGAGCCTTCGGAGGGCGTGTGGTGCGCTAGGGGGAGCGGGACAATTACAGGTAGGTGCGAACTCCCGCCGGGATTATTGTTCCACTGGAGACCTCACCTTGACCCGCCAAAATTAACCTCAATGCCGTGTGACCTGCGTCCAGGCATTGACTATTGCAATCAGGGCAGGAATAGACCTAATTGCCTTCATTGAGTTATTTAAGAAACGGATCCATCAATATATTTTCCTATATCTTCTAGACCTATGGTAGGCTTGTATGCTACTGAGTGAAATGGATGACAGTCTCCCATTCATTCTGCCAAAATTCTCCTCTATATAGCCCTTGTAAACCTACAACGTCCAACATGAAATCATTACTAACCATACCAGGAACACCTAGGCCTGCCCAGCAATTTCAAATCCACATAGTTAGCATCGTTGGAAAATGGAAATCTCAAGACAAGTTATAAGTTATGGTTTCAAAGCCAAGGGTATTAGCATCGAAAGACTAATCGAGGCTTTAAAAACTACAGGCCGTTGAGAAGCTTGAGGGACCTGACTAGGTCAGCCTCTATGAATGTAAAATACATGAAACGATTGTTGGTTTGACATAATTAATGTTAAATAGCCACACGTCAGGTAGGATAATCCCAGAAGTTAAAATAGCTTTCACATCTTTGGTTTTACTAGTGTGAAAAAAAGTGTGGAGAGCGTTTGGGTCTGAGAGGAATTACACTAACTTCTCCTGCCGACCATTAGGTATAATTCTTCTTGATTGTTATTTACAGATGTTTGGCCCCACACAGTAACACGGTTATTGTAAACCATTTCCACTCTGTTGTAGGGAAAAGTCGAGGTCGATGTAGCTGTGGAATTTGTTCAGGCAACACAAATGACCCctaagggtggggggggggggggggacgcagaGCCCAAGCAGAACCACATTACCTAAATCAGCAGTGAGCCATGCATCCATACTTGAGGGTGCCCTCCGAGTTGaagaaaaaaaggttttattttacAACAAAGAATTTCTCGCCAACAGGCACTCTGGTATAATAACGGCCAAAGTCCACCGCGGTAAAAATTGATTTAATTTGCTGCTTTCAGAGGTTATGCCCACTGGCTTTCATCTGAGTTTGTACTTTTTATTTCGTGCTTTTATCTGTTTTCTTAGAGGTGGTGAATAGGGCTAGGGCGACTTGCCCAAGGGCACCACCTGTATAGGTAGactggggaggtggggggttggACCCAAAACCTTGGGGTTTGGAGTACAACACCCTGACTAAGATACTATACTGCACCTGGTATGTAGCTAAGTCGAAGACATGTTTCTGTTTCGAATAGGGACGCCATTGATTGAGTGAAGGTTATGAAagtcagtttgtttttgtttcgtgAAGGTCAGTTGGTGATTGAAGAAAATCTTCTTGAATCTAAAGTTTGTACTAGAAGGAGAATTCAACCAACCGTAAAGATACATaccaatatatataaatatatacatttataaacatAAGACTCCTTGTAAATTagataataaatcaataaaataagtTTGAGGCGGTAGACCAGAGAGTCTGCTCAGATCCACTCAGAACCTCGTCTCCTTCTCCCCATCAGATCACAAATTAGCTGCATGAACAACTGCAGCCCTGATTCACAGCAGAACTCCTGGAGTTTGgggcatttttatttattttttttaaccaacATCTACAttaatggaaaaaaataaaatcgacTAAAAAACGGCACAGACTCGAAGTGCGTCGATGTCACTTTTATAATAAATCCTGGTCAAAAATAATTTCCAAGCTGTCTGAATCatcaacttcttttttttttaaattgacctcccacccactcctcttccccccccccccccgacacacacacacacacactcccccaccccccccccccccccccccccccccgatgtgaCCTCCAACACAGAGAATAATGTCGATTTGCCTCCCACTAACATTATTATTCAGGAGAGCTTCACCTCCTTCTTATTAAAATACCCAGGCAATCTTATAGAGGTAAGTGGTTGGTGGGCAAATTTTAAAAGGTGTGTATGGTGCAAATGCActcgcacgtgtgtgtgtgtgtgtt
It encodes:
- the etv6 gene encoding transcription factor ETV6 isoform X1; the encoded protein is MMSESSSITTKQERSSFSPSASPQPNSTSSPVHAPAARPTGRMEEDPTRLPTHLRLQPVFWGREDVAQWLRWAEREFALRPTTSSSFQMNGKALLLLTKEDFRYRSPHSGDVLYELLQHILKQRKASGPYPSSYLPGNSFHPLQESSIQHLKLEDTVRRAPRGTAASPQHPPTIELRHRSRSPHPRPTPRRSPSESAHARASLEDPHLASSQLPDSNHHLPDDMYPLSLSPPPATVSLNGRCTTPREAPCPPGSPPPGGQDAPHAPPPPRVIQLMPSAIMHPLLLSPGRGGGGGGGGGGVANRELRHSHVAVPSQPGLENGRGEGGKLHPSHHQLSLAQQQQLLNQQQEELYRNHVIMPVSPPEEPAMPIGRIADCRLLWDYVYQLLSDSRYENYIRWEDPTSKVFRIMDPNGLARLWGNHKNRTNMTYEKMSRALRHYYKLNIIRKEPGQRLLFRFMKTPDEIMNGQTERLDHLDSDPEEQTYIKEEC
- the etv6 gene encoding transcription factor ETV6 isoform X2 produces the protein MMSESSSITTKERSSFSPSASPQPNSTSSPVHAPAARPTGRMEEDPTRLPTHLRLQPVFWGREDVAQWLRWAEREFALRPTTSSSFQMNGKALLLLTKEDFRYRSPHSGDVLYELLQHILKQRKASGPYPSSYLPGNSFHPLQESSIQHLKLEDTVRRAPRGTAASPQHPPTIELRHRSRSPHPRPTPRRSPSESAHARASLEDPHLASSQLPDSNHHLPDDMYPLSLSPPPATVSLNGRCTTPREAPCPPGSPPPGGQDAPHAPPPPRVIQLMPSAIMHPLLLSPGRGGGGGGGGGGVANRELRHSHVAVPSQPGLENGRGEGGKLHPSHHQLSLAQQQQLLNQQQEELYRNHVIMPVSPPEEPAMPIGRIADCRLLWDYVYQLLSDSRYENYIRWEDPTSKVFRIMDPNGLARLWGNHKNRTNMTYEKMSRALRHYYKLNIIRKEPGQRLLFRFMKTPDEIMNGQTERLDHLDSDPEEQTYIKEEC
- the etv6 gene encoding transcription factor ETV6 isoform X3 yields the protein MMSESSSITTKQERSSFSPSASPQPNSTSSPVHAPAARPTGRMEEDPTRLPTHLRDVLYELLQHILKQRKASGPYPSSYLPGNSFHPLQESSIQHLKLEDTVRRAPRGTAASPQHPPTIELRHRSRSPHPRPTPRRSPSESAHARASLEDPHLASSQLPDSNHHLPDDMYPLSLSPPPATVSLNGRCTTPREAPCPPGSPPPGGQDAPHAPPPPRVIQLMPSAIMHPLLLSPGRGGGGGGGGGGVANRELRHSHVAVPSQPGLENGRGEGGKLHPSHHQLSLAQQQQLLNQQQEELYRNHVIMPVSPPEEPAMPIGRIADCRLLWDYVYQLLSDSRYENYIRWEDPTSKVFRIMDPNGLARLWGNHKNRTNMTYEKMSRALRHYYKLNIIRKEPGQRLLFRFMKTPDEIMNGQTERLDHLDSDPEEQTYIKEEC